The Candidatus Coatesbacteria bacterium genome has a segment encoding these proteins:
- a CDS encoding septal ring lytic transglycosylase RlpA family protein produces MRNRIPTVVIVVALLTSLTLTAGCYRRRPENGGVDQVGRASWYGDAFQGRPTASGEPFDMYAHTAAHRNLPFGTRVRVTNLENGRSVVVRINDRGPWVEGRIIDLAYAAARELGMIEAGVVRVELRLLD; encoded by the coding sequence ATGCGAAACCGGATACCCACCGTCGTTATCGTGGTCGCGCTACTTACCAGCTTAACACTCACCGCCGGCTGCTACCGCAGACGTCCCGAAAACGGCGGCGTCGACCAGGTCGGACGGGCCTCCTGGTACGGCGACGCCTTCCAGGGTCGACCGACGGCCTCGGGCGAACCCTTCGACATGTACGCCCACACCGCCGCCCACCGCAACCTGCCCTTCGGCACCCGGGTCCGGGTGACCAATCTCGAGAACGGCCGCAGCGTGGTCGTGCGCATCAACGACCGCGGCCCCTGGGTCGAGGGCCGGATCATCGACCTCGCCTACGCCGCCGCCCGGGAGCTGGGGATGATCGAGGCCGGGGTGGTGCGCGTCGAACTGCGGCTGCTCGACTAA
- the rsmI gene encoding 16S rRNA (cytidine(1402)-2'-O)-methyltransferase has translation MSPKKKGVLFLVGTPIGNLDDITARAVETLRRVDVIACEDTRRTRKLLSHYKINKKRLLRCDQHITYAVGRELVELFNQGINIAYVSDAGMPAISDPGTALVRLCTDNGIDVVPVPGPNAAVTALAISGFSSSSFIFEGYLPRKPQERLARIQRLKSMEMPIVVYASPHRIKRILAEIAAETPDREVVICREMTKINEDILRGTSEEVNLELDEDRTRGEFVLVVDRAPESEENRFKMDNIPNDRIERALRVCIQNFEMSSNEAAKVVSALLGIPKQEIYHLASMIPKQRPPR, from the coding sequence ATGTCCCCGAAGAAAAAGGGCGTCCTCTTCCTGGTCGGCACTCCGATCGGCAACCTGGACGACATCACCGCCCGGGCCGTGGAAACCCTGCGCCGAGTGGATGTCATCGCTTGCGAGGATACCCGTCGCACGCGCAAGCTGCTCTCCCACTACAAGATCAACAAGAAACGCCTGTTGCGCTGCGATCAGCATATCACCTACGCCGTCGGGCGCGAGCTCGTCGAGCTGTTCAACCAGGGCATCAACATCGCCTACGTCTCCGACGCCGGCATGCCCGCCATCAGCGACCCCGGCACCGCCCTGGTCCGGCTGTGCACCGACAACGGTATCGACGTCGTACCCGTCCCCGGACCCAACGCCGCCGTCACCGCCCTGGCCATCTCCGGCTTCTCCAGCTCCAGCTTCATCTTCGAGGGCTACCTGCCGCGCAAGCCCCAGGAACGCCTGGCCCGCATCCAGCGCCTCAAAAGCATGGAGATGCCGATCGTCGTCTACGCCTCGCCCCACCGCATCAAGCGCATCCTGGCCGAAATCGCCGCCGAAACCCCCGACCGCGAGGTCGTCATCTGCCGCGAGATGACCAAGATCAACGAGGACATCCTGCGCGGAACCTCCGAGGAGGTCAATCTCGAACTGGACGAGGACCGCACCCGCGGTGAGTTCGTCCTCGTCGTCGACCGCGCTCCGGAGAGCGAAGAAAACCGCTTCAAGATGGACAACATCCCCAACGACCGCATCGAGCGGGCGCTGCGGGTCTGCATCCAAAACTTCGAGATGAGCTCCAACGAGGCCGCCAAGGTCGTCTCCGCCCTGCTGGGCATCCCCAAGCAGGAGATCTACCACCTGGCTTCGATGATCCCCAAGCAACGCCCGCCACGCTAG
- the miaA gene encoding tRNA (adenosine(37)-N6)-dimethylallyltransferase MiaA — protein sequence MPRCAAIDDPAGGEAILLLGGPTAAGKGAVSRALADLVDAELVLCDSAKVYRDLGVGANKPTPEQRRRHRYHLLDVCGPEERFSAGEYARLAGRALAEIRRRGRLPVVVGGTLLFAAALFDGLCPAPPTDPTVAKELERLSEAELRGELQRVDPAAAARITPHDRQRLVRALAVWRQSGRSLSDWRAATPVPDHGTPVARFALLRPRAELYERINERTRRMFAGGLLEETAALLERGLTPDSPALGVIGYAQAATHLLGRLDYEEAVELTARATRRLAKRQLSWLRSDDRFHRLTAATGETPAALARRLLAGLSS from the coding sequence TTGCCGCGTTGCGCCGCCATCGACGATCCCGCCGGGGGTGAGGCGATCTTGCTTCTCGGCGGCCCCACGGCAGCGGGCAAGGGCGCCGTGTCCCGGGCTTTGGCCGATCTCGTCGACGCCGAGCTGGTGCTGTGTGATTCGGCCAAGGTCTACCGCGACCTGGGGGTGGGGGCGAACAAACCCACGCCGGAGCAGCGCCGGCGCCATCGGTACCACCTGCTCGACGTCTGCGGGCCCGAGGAGCGCTTCAGCGCCGGGGAGTACGCCCGCCTCGCCGGCCGCGCCCTGGCGGAAATCCGCCGTCGCGGTCGACTGCCCGTCGTCGTCGGCGGTACCCTGCTGTTCGCCGCCGCCCTCTTCGACGGTCTCTGCCCGGCGCCGCCGACGGATCCTACCGTGGCGAAGGAACTGGAGCGGCTGAGCGAGGCCGAACTGCGCGGCGAGTTGCAGCGGGTCGACCCCGCCGCGGCGGCCCGGATCACCCCCCACGACCGTCAACGCCTGGTGCGGGCGCTGGCGGTCTGGCGGCAGAGCGGCCGCAGCCTGAGCGACTGGCGCGCCGCCACTCCGGTTCCCGACCACGGGACCCCCGTGGCGCGCTTCGCCCTGTTGCGACCGCGAGCCGAGCTGTACGAACGCATCAACGAGCGCACCCGGCGGATGTTCGCCGGCGGCCTGCTCGAGGAAACGGCGGCGTTGCTGGAACGGGGCTTGACGCCGGACAGCCCCGCCCTGGGCGTCATCGGCTACGCTCAGGCCGCGACCCACCTGCTGGGCCGCCTGGATTACGAGGAAGCCGTCGAACTGACGGCCCGGGCCACACGGCGGCTGGCCAAGCGCCAGCTCAGCTGGCTGCGCTCCGACGATCGGTTCCACCGCCTGACCGCCGCCACCGGGGAAACACCGGCGGCGCTCGCCCGGCGATTGCTGGCCGGGCTATCTTCTTGA